The following coding sequences lie in one Silene latifolia isolate original U9 population chromosome 5, ASM4854445v1, whole genome shotgun sequence genomic window:
- the LOC141655552 gene encoding protein FAR1-RELATED SEQUENCE 5-like, which translates to MAEEELCLALETVLQDNVCVVDNDDIVVPVVTDDEFVTMIINKGTDLAGSLLGIKAAKWEHIYALYIKHSQQIGFSVKKSTSRRAQTKERPFIERYFRCSCEGNHGNKSKAALNGGVEILNSNLRNVSITRCECKACVRTQVNEAGLWEVLQHEIEHNHPLTPPEWQHHHRSERKISEAEGELIKAMSDGHVPPSVQFRVAAAAAGGDEFVGHTKRDHINYVNRLRMKKIEGGDAATSSASPFNR; encoded by the exons ATGGCAGAGGAAGAACTTTGCTTAGCTTTAGAGACGGTTTTACAAGATAATGTATGTGTTGTTGATAACGATGATATTGTCGTTCCAGTCGTTACTGATGATGAATTTGTGACGATGATAATAAATAAAG GTACTGACCTAGCTGGGTCTCTTCTTGGAATCAAAGCTGCCAAATGGGAGCACATTTACGCTCTCTATATCAAACATTCGCAACAGATTGGATTTAGTGTGAAGAAATCCACATCTCGTAGGGCTCAGACTAAAGAACGACCGTTCATTGAGCGATACTTTCGATGTTCTTGCGAAGGGAATCACGGGAACAAGAGTAAAGCTGCCCTCAATGGAGGTGTTGAAATATTAAACAGCAACTTGAGGAATGTCTCAATTACTCGTTGTGAGTGCAAGGCTTGTGTTCGGACGCAAGTAAATGAGGCAGGATTATGGGAGGTACTGCAGCATGAGATTGAACATAATCATCCGTTAACCCCCCCTGAGTGGCAGCATCACCATCGGTCCGAGCGTAAAATTTCAGAAGCCGAGGGCGAGTTAATAAAGGCAATGTCTGATGGCCACGTGCCCCCTTCCGTGCAATTCAGAGTTGCTGCAGCTGCTGCTGGTGGTGATGAGTTTGTAGGCCACACAAAGCGAGATCATATTAACTATGTTAATAGACTACGGATGAAAAAAATTGAAGGAGGTGATGCAGCAACATCATCCGCGTCACCATTTAACAGATGA
- the LOC141657572 gene encoding protein disulfide-isomerase like 2-1 yields MAKFQISFAIVTLALIFFVSSIYADDVVVLTEDNFEKEVGQDRGALVEFYAPWCGHCKKLAPEFEKLGASFKKAKSVLVGKVDCDDQKTLCGKYDVSGYPTLKWFPKGSLEPKKYEGARTAEALAEFINSEGGTNVKIAALPSNVVVLSTDNFDEIVLDKSKDVLVEFYAPWCGHCKSLAPTYEKFATAFKLEGDVVIANLDADKYKDLAEKYGISGFPTLKFFPKNNKDGEDYDGGRDLDDFVSFINEKAGTSRDAKGQLTSKAGIVESLESIVKEFVSATNEEKKTIFTRLEEEVAKLEGSAARHGKIYTKIAKSCLAKGADYTKNESQRLERMLSKAISEVKADEFTLKKNILSAFA; encoded by the exons ATGGCCAAGTTTCAGATCTCTTTCGCCATTGTTACCCTAGCTTTGATCTTCTTCGTTTCTTCTATTTACGCTGATGACGTCGTCGTTTTGACCGAGGATAATTTCGAGAAGGAAGTCGGTCAAGATCGCGGCGCTCTTGTCGAATTCTACGCTCCTTG GTGTGGACACTGCAAGAAACTCGCCCCAGAATTTGAGAAGCTTGGTGCAAGTTTCAAAAAGGCGAAGTCTGTTTTGGTTGGAAAG GTTGATTGTGATGACCAGAAAACCCTTTGTGGCAAATACGATGTTAGTGGATACCCCACACTGAAATGGTTTCCCAAGGGATCCTTGGAGCCAAAGAA ATATGAAGGTGCACGTACTGCTGAGGCTCTTGCTGAATTTATCAATTCTGAAGGAG GAACCAATGTAAAGATTGCCGCTCTTCCATCAAATGTTGTGGTGCTTTCTACTGATAACTTTGATGAGATTGTTTTGGACAAGTCAAAAGATGTCCTTGTTGAATTCTATGCCCCATG GTGTGGTCATTGCAAGTCTCTGGCTCCG ACCTATGAAAAGTTTGCAACTGCATTTAAGTTGGAGGGAGATGTGGTGATTGCCAACCTCGATGCCGACAAATACAAAGACCTAGCAGAGAA ATACGGTATAAGCGGTTTCCCAACATTGAAATTTTTCCCCAAGAACAACAAAGATGGTGAAGACTACGACGGTGGCCGAGATTTGGATGACTTTGTTAGCTTTATCAATGAGAAGGCTGGCACTAGTCGTGATGCTAAGGGCCAACTCACTTCAAAG GCTGGTATCGTTGAATCCTTGGAAAGTATAGTGAAAGAGTTTGTAAGTGCAACAAATGAAGAGAAAAAGACCATCTTCACCCGTTTGGAGGAAGAAGTCGCAAAGCTTGAAGGTTCCGCTGCCAG GCATGGGAAGATCTATACTAAGATTGCCAAAAGCTGCTTGGCAAAGGGTGCTGATTACACCAAAAATGAAAGCCAACGACTAGAACGCATGCTTAGCAAG GCAATAAGTGAAGTGAAGGCTGATGAGTTCACTCTAAAGAAGAATATCCTGTCAGCTTTCGCCTGA